Within the Marinobacter qingdaonensis genome, the region GGTCGGATTTCAGTGACGCAATCCGGGTTTCCAGTTCGACAATGGTGGTGCGGGCCTGCTTGAGCGCCTGCTGGTCAATGGCCCGCCCGCGGTCCAGGTTGATGACCCGCTGCCGGGCCTCGGTGTACTCCTCCCGCAGCTTGGCCACTTCCTCCTCCAGCACCTCTTTCGAGGCTTCGACACTGGAGAACCGGAACCCACCCTGGGCCATGCCGGTGGTGTAACCAATCACCGCCGCCACCACCGAAAACACCAGCAGAATGGCGGTCCGCCTGAGCCGATAGCCCGGCCGGTGGCGGATCACCACATACTCTTCGCTCGACTTGCGCTCGCTGCTCACGAACGTTCCTCAGGGCAGCAGCGCGGGGGCCTGGAGCCCGAGGGTTTCATCGAAGCCGAACATGATGTTCATGTTCTGCACCGCCTGGCCGGCGGCACCCTTCACCAGGTTATCGATGACCGAGGATACGATCACGATGGAGCTCTGCTCCTGGCGATGCAGCGCCATCCGGCACTGGTTGGCACCGCGCACGCTGCGGGTCTCCGGGTGGCTGCCGAAGGGCATGACATCGACGAATGGCTCGTCCCGGAAGCGCTCCTCGAACAGGGCCTGCAGCCGGTCGAAATCCGCCGGATCCTTGAGCTCGGCGTAAAGCGTGGCCTCGATGCCCCGGATCATCGGGATCAGGTGCGGCACGAAGGTCACGCCCACGTCAGCGCCCGCGGCGCCAGTCAGTCCCTGGCGGATTTCCGGCAGGTGCCGGTGTCCGGAGGCGCCGTAGGCCTTGAAGCTCTCGCCCACCTCACCGTGCAGCATGCCAATCTTGCCCTGCCGGCCGGCACCGCTGGCGCCGGATTTGGCGTCGGCAATCAGCCGCGCCGGGTTCACCAGCCCGTTCTCCAGCAGCGGCAGGAAGCCCAGCTGCACCGCAGTCGGATAGCACCCGGGGTTGGCCACCAGTTGGGCCTCGGCGATGGCGGCGCGAGCCACCTCCGGCAAGCCGTACACGGCTTTTTCGGCCCATTCCGGTGTTTCGTGGGCCATGCCGTACCACTGCGCCCAGGTGTCCAGATCCTTCAGGCGGAAATCCGCCGACAGGTCCACCACCCGGACACCCGCCGCCATCAATTCCGGCACCATGCGCATGGCAACACCATGCGGCGTGGCAAAGAACACCAGGTCGCACGCCTTCAGGATATCGGCGTCCGGCTCGGAAAACGCCAGATCAAAATGCCCCCGCAGATTCGGGTACATGTCGGCCACCGGCATACCGGCCTCCGAACGGGAGGTAATGCAGCTGACGGTCACTTCCGGGTGAACCGCAAGAATTCTCAGCAGTTCGACACCGGTGTAGCCGGTGCCTCCAACGATGCCTACTTTTATCACCTTTCTCTCCAGCGTCTTCAGCGACGTCGTATCGGGGATGAACGATTGACGCCGTAGTCTACCATGATAAACCAAGGACTTATTGCAGCTTCCCAAGCGACCGTTACAATGAAGTCCAAAACACCCCATCACATCAGGCCGTAAGCGGAATCCCAGCGTTCATGAAGAAACTCTGGCATCAGATCACCGAGCAGTTTTTTCCTATGTTTCGGCGTAGG harbors:
- the argC gene encoding N-acetyl-gamma-glutamyl-phosphate reductase, whose translation is MIKVGIVGGTGYTGVELLRILAVHPEVTVSCITSRSEAGMPVADMYPNLRGHFDLAFSEPDADILKACDLVFFATPHGVAMRMVPELMAAGVRVVDLSADFRLKDLDTWAQWYGMAHETPEWAEKAVYGLPEVARAAIAEAQLVANPGCYPTAVQLGFLPLLENGLVNPARLIADAKSGASGAGRQGKIGMLHGEVGESFKAYGASGHRHLPEIRQGLTGAAGADVGVTFVPHLIPMIRGIEATLYAELKDPADFDRLQALFEERFRDEPFVDVMPFGSHPETRSVRGANQCRMALHRQEQSSIVIVSSVIDNLVKGAAGQAVQNMNIMFGFDETLGLQAPALLP